TTAAAATGCATGTTTAGAATTTTTGTATTCTTAAATGTCTTGCCATGATTTCCATTGATTTTTCTCCTAAATCAACATTTACGTgcttttaatgatttttataagttttattAATCATATATTAGTCTCAAATACTTACGtgtttttaagtgaaaaatCGAATTTCCAAGGAACAGAGGAGAACCAACGTCGATGCCAATTTGAACTAGCATCGATGCATGTTCATCCTCTAGATGTCAGTTATATTGGCCTTGCCGCCAATCCATCTTAGCTCGTATAGTCACCTTCATCCCGTCTAGTCAACTTCTTGCTGCCGCCACATATGGTCATGGCGCCACATCACTTATGGCGCCATGTGTCGATGCGAGTTCTCTATCCAGAAATTTGATTTGACGTTTTCCCGCTTTGTCTGTATTCTGAATTGACCCTCATTTGAAGTGGTGAACTCATATCGACAAGAGGAATAACTTTCATGTTTTGATTAGATCCTGAATCTtcctttattgataaaaaaataataaaatataactatcAAACGTTCCATaacaaggtttaaaagtatttttaatcttatatgtatattaattattgtattGAGCATGTAAAATGTGTTTATTACTTTGAATGTATATGTCCAAATTCAATATTAGCAGGATTAATCAAATAATCACATTATTCAAAACTAATGAAACACATAAAAACTTTAGGAATGCCATGAAATCTGTAATTAGTGGTTATATAAATATTGAAGATggtaaatttttacaaacaatCTCACTTTTATATATGGTTTAGGTTTTGTGCATGTGATTGGAATAAAATTCACTTTTGTCTGTTACTCcctccggttcataatatttgtcgcatttgaaaaattgttttggtccataatatttgtcacattagGATAACAAGAGAgtatttattgttgtttttccaaatttatctTTAACAATAAATAccttaataaaactaaaaaagactagtcaaacataaaaataatataaataaatatggaCAATTCAGTAAAAATACATACATATCAAGACacatttattgtttttttaatccATGTGAAATggccaaatgcgacaaatattatgaacttgagggaatatGTGTTAGAAACCTCTAAAGTTAGATGTCATTCATGAATGTAATGCATGTCTACATTTATTTCCGCAGTTATATCCAGTTATTTATTTCCAACACTTATTTCTAGTCGTTTTATTTGATGAGATTGTTATTACATGTATAACTTGGATTTAACTATTTGGGATATACAtgctaaattaataaaataaataaatcaaatacaaatttggtcttttggtccgatgcacggcGTCTTATACATCAATAAGCAAGTGAGACGCTCAgtcaataaaaaaaaggattTAATAGTTTGACTAGGTGGTGACTCGAGGTTCCAATTTAAACAGCCATGTGACCATATTCTAAGTGAACCGGGCTCTTTCAGTAGGCACATCCTCCACTcacaatataatttattataaatttgcttagattaatcataaaaaaaacttagcttagatttaatttctaaatttaatatttttatctttaaaataaaaaaattattattcttatatttttatcaaattgtaCCAAActgaattttatcttttaactcgatttttttttaaatcagtcTGTTTAAATATTTCTACTATCCAACCAAAATTACTGACTGCGCACACCTCTCTACTTATAATAGCAAAAGCAATAACAAGTTATGGtatgaaataaaagaaaaaactcactttttattaatatattcttTTTCATTATTTCATGTAaggaaaattaaaattgttataaACTATTTAGGCCAATGTAACCAGATTTCACTTTCAATTCTTAACCAGAAAAAAATATCATGACAGTTAGAAATAGTTAGTTAAATTTCCCCTATGGAAGAGATATTTGGCTTGTCAATGAAATGAAACACAATTGTTCAAATTCCATTTACATTCAACTAGAGATGGTCCACAAGTATCATCAGACTTGACTGTCCTTGCAAAGATTAAAACTTCAAGTACCAATACCATTCCTCTACAAATTTGATTTTCTATTAAATTATTCTACTCATCTTTATTTAAATCCGTCAATTTATTAATGGTTAAGTTCATTTAACTACCCGGtaattttaacttttgacacaaaaaattatatgaaagtTTTTACATCACAAAGCGTCTTGCGGTATGAAATTTTAGTAAAACATGTCCAattctattatatattaataaattatattatttttaataattcaacaataaaaattatagtttgtctttgtagtttttttatatttatatttatatttagactGAAATAAATTAAGtgactaaaatttattttatttatatcagtaagtatattttattagaagatatataaattattataaaaattagatattttttgatgaaatttcATACAACATGACTCTTTATGATGTGAAGAAATTCCACATGACTCtttgtataaaaatttaaaatcgcgggtcaataaaatgaatttatccCATTCTTTATTATAcaattaaatacaaatatatcTCTTTTTATAAACCTCTAatgattaaaagaaaaatctGAACTCTTTCGCGAATTACCCTTGATCTCGACCTCTGTAagatcttttttatattttaaagaaattatatCAATGgcttttaaactatttttaatatgatattttagtaTCTatagtattttgaaattataactatattatctaaactatttatttttgtacTAGTGACCAAAAATGTATAAATACTCTTATTTCATAGATTAAAAgggcaaaataattttatataactttgatcattttataaatatatttttaaaaataattgaatattttgaTCCGTCAATATTGCAAATTGaaacaattatatccaaactctaaattatatttatatttgtagcTTATTTTATTCCATGActgttttatataattaatcttttattttagtttaaaaggAGTTATATGGGTTTAAAATGAGAATTATGAGTTTAAAAGTAGGTTTAAATTGAAGGTTgtatatttatcaaaacaaaaaaagttgACCGGCAAGAatgtttaaattagtttttaggaatatatttgataaaatagtcaaaattgaggataattaaaaacaatttcgccttttaaaagttgaaataccAATTTGAAAGAATAAAATTGAAGCACTGAAAAAGTAAATTTAAGAAAGCTCAAGCATCATAGGTGCAAATGTTGTCCATTTCTTCAAGATGCCAATTATGTTTTGGTGTTAAGATAATGACATTGTAGGTCAATAAACCAAAAAGAGAAACCCAAATAAATACAATGTGTAAAGAGAAACCCCATAATAGACAGAATCTTGTGCCTTTGTGAACAGAGTTAAAGAGTACAAATTGTCTACAAGTTTTTAAGTACAAATCTACAGTTGATTAACTGCAATTTTGCCATTTATTTGTGGTccaaatgacaaaataaaaacttGGGGGACCATTACTGTACAAGGAGACATAATTGGTGCATCCAAATTACCTCTCAGTGAAGACAACAAAGACATTGAACAAAAATTAATGAAAGGCTCattgaattaaattgaaattgtcTTGTGTCATATCCAAGGGACCAAAGTTCACAAGCTTCCTCAAACTTGGTTAAATTAGAGGGCATCTCCTAGCTTTAATTGCTCCAATGAGATAAACTTTTTTGTGAACTTAATAATTGcactaaaaaatttataaacattacacgCTGAACTCGATTCgtctaaaaaaattcaactcaAAATTTTTCTCATGAGATAAATTTTGCAGGTATAAATGCGAAttttccaaaaaattaaaatataaaattatattttttataatttggaacAGCAAACAATTCGTTTGATAAAAAAACCATATTCCGACATCAAcatcaataatttttattgaaaggGGAATTATGAATAGCAAAAAATTTGTAATTCGTATTTTAAAGTGTCAAAGTAAAAGTTCAAATTAAAAACTGCTAAGCATGCTAAATTTCAAGGAACAATTGTAATCAACCCTACATTCTATAGCAACTAtttcaaaatttgattaaaGTCGTCATAAatctaaattctaaattttaagtACTAATAATAGAAATAGAATGAGATGAACTTAGAGTAAATTTagcaaaaatttatattatactCACAATGCATTGTATTCTCATGTAATTCAACTTTATTTTGTCCTTGTAAGACCAAAAGCAATCTTCAGTGATATCTTTCAACATCTTCTTAGTGCCCTTTTAGCAAATCTTCATTGATATTCTTCAAAATTCCCCTAAAAGCTCACTTGCCTATCtgttttttcacctttttatacaattttgaacctcctcaataattcAAACTCATGTAGATACATATACTGTAATAGGGTTAAAGCTTTCTCCggttattaaactttaatttttttacaaaacggGTTACTAtcgtttattttttatattttaataactaaTTCTTATAATTAGAGCAACATAAAGTTACTACAACAATTCAAGTCAAAAATTGCTTATCCGGCGACAAATATGTTGGATAACTATACAAATTCTCGTTGCCACATAAGCAATTTTTGACTTGCATTGCGATGGTAGCCTCTCATTAATGTAAAAACCaaagttaaattattaatatatcataaataaaGCGATGGTATAaccgttttgtaaaaaaaactatagtaataactgtaatttttttaacccTAGCTATATAATATAACTTTAGAAAAATCAATGCAATTGTTGATCTTGAGAAAAAATACATAAGCATCAAAATTAATAACAGAATACAATATTCTTGTATATATCTCAATTAACATAACAGCACTAAGCAACTAAGAAATATGATTGCTAAGTgtttaaaacaatttcaaagttaacaattaaggaaataactaaaaaaaaatcaaacagagATTGAAAAATGAACAAGATCTCAAGAACAAGAAAATGAATAtaaagttagtttttttttttaattcttgatTTCAAGGACTCTTACAGGCATAAATCAATAGAGAGAATTCAACTCTTTCTTGATCTTTCTGCGTCAATTTCTCTTCTAACCATAATCTGCTATCCATTCCGCTTCTCGTCCTGAACATGAACACGGCTGAACCAGAAGAATCGGAATTGTAAAACCAGTCATGAACATCCCACATAAGATCAACAAGCAAACCATCAACAAAAATCGTTTGATTCCCTCGAAAATTCCATTGCAGTCTCTTAACACGAATCACCGTCTTCTTATCAATGCATACTGATAAAACCGGATACTTTAGCCCTTCATTTTCTCCGCTGCACTTTATCAAAATCTCGTGTTGAATTCCCGTATCACAAAACTGTGCTTTCGTGGCATATAAAGTATTACCCGAACAATGTTCTTTCCGGGAAATAAGACTCGTTTTCGCCGCCGGAGTGCTAATTTTAAGCTTCTTGCTTATAGTTTCACCTCCAATATCTCCGAGAACAAGACCTATTTCTGAATCAACGATGACCAAAACATAGAACCCGTCTACAGGCGCAGGTCCGACGTCATATTTAGCAGAAGAAAGATCCCAAAAGACTTCAATCTTCGAATTTTCCAATTCGACAACGATTTTGCTACCTTTCTTCTTCCTGAATAAGCCTGTGTTGGTGTTGAGTTTGAAAGAAGTTGAAGGATCAGTACCAAAATTTATGTTAAGTCCTTGAATTGTGTTGTTTTTGCACCAAGTAACAGTAATCAAGAGCTGTTTCTGAGTTGAGAGAATGATTTTATATAAACAAGTAACTGCATTTTGAATTGATGGGATTAAATTTGGAGATATGCAAATATTATTTGAATAGCTAGAACAAGAAGGGTTAGATATTTGTATTGCATTTTCACTAAAACAAGAAACTATATctctcattttaatttattcaaagaACAACTTCAGTTCTTGAAATCTTGATTTGTATAACTGAAAATAAATTGGGTTTCTTGAATATGGACAAAAGAAATGGAAAGAGAGAAGAAAGAACAAGAAATGAGAGAGATCTAAAGATTTGGAGTTTTGGCAGATTATGAAAAGAAAATTAGTAAAGATAAAATATGCATCTCATTCTTATAAAATATATCACTAAAAAAAGAATAAGAAGATTGAAGTAGAAATtttcaagattttttttaattattattattgaaaaaagGATTTGTTTATTTAATCATTAGTTCTTTTGACAGTTCAttcacataataaaaaaataaaaataaaaaaaggaataGATAAAGTTGAGACCTGGTCTGGTCTAAAGAGAAGCAACTCAGCTTTGTGAGATGAACATGGGGTTGCCTTTAGATTTCATGCCTTGGCTTAATAATATAAAGGCCAAGtaacaattattaaataagCAAAAATAAGAAGACTTTTtaagggtatttttgtaaatttataggGTCACAATAATTGGTGTTTAGGGAAGGTAAACATGGGGCCTTGAGGGTGTATCTAAGAGTGAGCATCAATCGGTTTGGTTcacaaactaaaacaacaactacaaactaaaacaactacttactaaacaaatttaaatatcaaacaaccgaattaaaaaattagataagtTCAGTAAAATTGAGCTACTATCTTAATAGTAAATatgtaatttatatatattataaaggtttggctgaatttttttacttttttgaattTACCAATTTAACTAAACCTTTGAATTCCAATGATTTTagcctaattttaaaaaattattaattgatatacAAAAGTGTGCATTAAATAGCTAGTTTTTAGAAATTGtatatgtaaaaataataaaataatgcagtttatatatatatatatatatatatatatatatatatatatatatatatatataatataatataattttttaaattcatcatttaaaatactaataatatatatcaaattctataattattaacattaaaaaaattgttgtcaatttttaaaaggGATAATTTCAAAACTATCCGACTTTTGAAACTTAATTACAAAATTTTTTCCTTGCTAATTTTACCAAATATCCAATTTtggaaaataatttcaaaaataactccTTTTAACTCATGTCTCCATCGAGAACAGGCATGTCTCGATTGAGAAATGTCTTaatttaaaacacaaaaaatacaccataaatacattattaaaatacactataaaataTGTCTCAATCGAGACATTGTCCTGTCTCGATCAAGACATGCAAAAacagtatttttaaaataaaaaaaaaatataaaatgtaaatgGGTCAAAAAAATCAGATACATGAACTTAAGGTTCAAAAGTAGAGTATTATATAAAGAATCCCTTTTTAAGATTAGAATAcaattattgaaattaaaaatttgtaaacaatgGAGTTTTtactcaattatataaataaaatagaaaaatgattttttatccATAGTTTTGGccattttgtcaaatatatttttaaaactgaaTATTTTGGTCTGCCAATTTTATGAATTGGATAACTATATTTGATATGAGTAGAATTACTCCTATTTTCTATGTCGGTTTTGGTCTCTTTAATGTgcctttattattataattgattTATTCCGGGTCTTATTGTTGTGTTTAAGTGTTTTATGTTAAATTCATGAAAATCGATAAGTTTTGGGTTTAATTTGAGAATTCTAAAGGTTTCCGAAATAAAGAGACGCGGAAAGCACATTTGCATATATGAGAATCTGACCCCGCtgcataatttataaatttggtatacagtcgaccctctaatagttaatattctataaattaataattctaataattaatagaaaattgagagaaccaacttcgttccacgtcggataattaataattctattatttaataattaataaaatttaaaatgtattctacataaatattaattattagagagattttttaaagaaatatataacaattgatgatttatttgaggcaatattaaccttaattcataaagtggaagttaaaatatcatcaaattatgactttcttattcttttaagaaattttaaaagaagttattagagaaacaaattaaagtaagtaaagtatctctagtataaaaaatattaaaaattatttgactCTATTaatacaacttcttaataattattttttagtttgatatcaattgatattttttaaattgaatataaaattatttattttaaattgagtgattgtagtgtatttagttagtttttttataatataatattaatattaggtttattaatgtagatgctttaaaatatcttttataattttttttatataaatttaataaattaataattctaataattaataaaattttgatccaccatgtgtattaattatcagagggtcgacttgTACTTAGAGACTTTTAACAAATTTGTGTTCCttataagaaataaagtagacatttaaaatttttcaaGGCATCAAAAACCAACGCATTTAGAGATTTCTACATTGAATTGTGAAGTTTTGAAATTAGTAAATGCATAAGTAAAAAAGAGTGTCTCGCTTGAGACAACCCTTCTCATTAAAgatgtaaaaaaatttgataggTCTCAAACAAGACCTTCCGACGAGAATTTTTGGATTTGGGTGATTCGAAACATTGCCAAAATTGTACAGGTTTTGTTCGAGACATCTAAGGTTTCGTTTGAGACATCtaatgtctcgttcgagacattcACTAATCTGAGGAAAGACGTGATTTCATGCTTGACAGTTTGATTCTATTTAGTTGTTTAATTTCCGTTACAAAAACATTCAAAATCTCTATTTGCTAACCGATAAAAGAAATAAACGAAATCGATGTGTTAAGTTCATTATCTCTGTGAGATTGATACTTAATCTTCCAATTTATATTACTGGTGGGATACTATTATTGCAGTTTTTGCTAAAAATATTAGACaccaaataatatttattttttagatttatttttataaattttttattctataaaTACTAGTTTACATAATTTATCTTTAATACTAGTTTACAAAGAGCTATTTTGGTTTCAAATGGATATTAtgtgtttgaaaataaatttaaattgataatttttatatatttgttttaatttataaaattggcaTATCGGAatgttcaaattaatatttaaaaatatatttaataaaatggcTGAGATTGTGTATATAAAAGAACATTTTGTCAAGTACATTTATGATCTATTGATAAATGCACAAATAAATCTCCTTACTCCCATGGTTAGTCTCATGGCTGCaaagtttattattatttatattggttctaaaaaataaattatttctagTATTGTAAGAAAACAATGAAAGAAATAGTAAAACAATGAAAAAGGTGATGGTAAGATTAAGGCTAAATGATTAAAAGAAAGccacatttttataaaaattcaattttttcaattttatccaatttattttgaaatacatAAATTCTTTCTAATAATGTCCAACTCTAAAATGGCACGCGATTTTGCTTATGTGACGCTAACGTGGCATGCCACACATATGCAAACATGGCAAATTTtaggtaaaaaatataaataaattagatttttttaaaaaaatatttatacccTCAAAATTTAACATACactttctaaaaattaatttgcacTTTTTACCTAATTAATATTTGCCATGATGGCATATGTGTGGCATATGCTATATCAGCGTCACATAGACACCATATAAGTAAAATTGTGTGCCAATTTGGagttggatataattgaaacgaaatcatgtgtttcaaaacaaatttggataaaattaaaaagtttaaatttttatgtttttttaagagtttggctttCTTTTTGGGCTATGATTAAAAGCTTAAAGCTGATGTATTGTGtctatatatttcttttttttcgtAAACATAGTATATGTgagaaattacaaaaaagaaaaagagagatgGTAAGATTAATTTTCAGATAATGATAGAAATACCTTACCattatgataaaaatacaattgatatatattatttatataaaatgtatatAATA
This region of Mercurialis annua linkage group LG1-X, ddMerAnnu1.2, whole genome shotgun sequence genomic DNA includes:
- the LOC126676971 gene encoding uncharacterized protein LOC126676971, with the protein product MRDIVSCFSENAIQISNPSCSSYSNNICISPNLIPSIQNAVTCLYKIILSTQKQLLITVTWCKNNTIQGLNINFGTDPSTSFKLNTNTGLFRKKKGSKIVVELENSKIEVFWDLSSAKYDVGPAPVDGFYVLVIVDSEIGLVLGDIGGETISKKLKISTPAAKTSLISRKEHCSGNTLYATKAQFCDTGIQHEILIKCSGENEGLKYPVLSVCIDKKTVIRVKRLQWNFRGNQTIFVDGLLVDLMWDVHDWFYNSDSSGSAVFMFRTRSGMDSRLWLEEKLTQKDQERVEFSLLIYACKSP